A window of the Bacteroides thetaiotaomicron VPI-5482 genome harbors these coding sequences:
- a CDS encoding NACHT domain-containing protein: MNYDYIGDDNSVIEQCLIVQEPFWNFESSINGQETKPCIYKEYIDDIQKEVVIFHSFNTAWMSSINENVGSLFYPIKNIEETINTKATINISVFHHHSSWLNPNTEENNKHEFSELINSFSDVVIYGHEHERQGMIHTDLNTHKECYIFAGEALQMNQAKKVHSGFQVFIINTENRIGFNYPFHWNGTIYSQQEEQKFSLKEIGHNNLDFHSNQAFLSSLNDMKLPLFFNDDKKIKLKDIFIYPDIEKTNDLKKELYENYVDSSIFIGSSNYKVVLLEGENQSGKSSLINMMYLDSILHQKFPLLINGKCFKKMEIDKPLEKAFIEQYENKSFEEYSQYSNECKILFIDNLNSAELNNKSILELLKKLENRFSRIIITTSSIYNIISVLESTTKDVFCGKILPLGHKKRNKLIENYHRLNEENPYSITEQIFLEKTKDSYEQVQTFLGDKLIPSYPIFVLSILQSMNLVKPNNYEQTSYGYCYQSLIHFALAAKAKIKNEDIDTYINYLSELAFSLFDKKKKSLSDIEFQEFHKNYSANYIAPSFTEVRDKLLGSGLLVYDEDEWFHFGYNYIFYFLVAQKIATILTEEKGRKIIQYLCKNIQVDKYANILIFVAHHSKDSFLIDETILASMIPFDDIEPITLERNGSFNELIKDIIQEFKDDIIRSNTDPIQEREKSLESRDKLELQMKDNTYEEDYQNMPSEIISFYQAVRSLEIVGQIIKNRKGSISKQKLHEMIKELYLTAFRTIGFLGKIVKSTKEELTISIQSKVEKADSKSEIAERINLFFQLMSFNFCLGIFSKVINSVGNRDLKPIFDDVANELNTPAAKLISFSIKTCYGKLSIPELRLLYKEFENNPVALRILKARVKSYLYNNYVKYDERQRIASTLKMSLIQPRGNNLISRT, encoded by the coding sequence ATGAATTATGATTATATTGGTGATGATAATAGTGTTATAGAACAATGTCTTATCGTGCAAGAACCTTTTTGGAATTTTGAAAGCTCGATTAATGGACAAGAAACCAAACCATGTATTTACAAGGAATATATAGATGATATACAAAAAGAGGTTGTTATTTTTCATTCTTTTAATACAGCTTGGATGTCTTCTATTAATGAAAATGTTGGTAGTCTTTTCTATCCTATAAAAAATATAGAAGAGACTATTAATACAAAAGCAACGATAAATATATCAGTTTTTCATCATCATTCATCTTGGTTAAATCCTAATACAGAAGAAAATAATAAGCATGAATTTTCCGAACTGATCAATAGCTTTTCTGATGTAGTTATTTATGGACATGAACATGAAAGGCAAGGAATGATTCATACGGACTTAAACACACATAAGGAGTGCTATATTTTTGCAGGAGAGGCATTACAAATGAATCAAGCAAAAAAAGTTCATTCAGGTTTTCAAGTGTTCATCATAAACACAGAAAATAGGATTGGATTTAATTATCCATTTCATTGGAATGGAACTATCTACTCACAACAGGAGGAACAAAAGTTTTCATTAAAAGAAATAGGACATAACAATCTTGATTTTCATTCAAATCAGGCCTTCTTGTCTTCTTTGAATGATATGAAACTGCCTTTATTTTTCAATGATGATAAAAAAATCAAATTGAAAGATATATTTATATATCCTGACATTGAGAAAACCAATGATTTAAAGAAAGAATTATATGAGAATTATGTTGACAGTTCTATTTTTATAGGGAGTTCAAATTACAAAGTAGTATTGCTTGAAGGAGAAAATCAATCTGGTAAATCCAGCTTGATTAATATGATGTATCTTGACTCTATTTTACATCAAAAATTCCCATTGTTGATTAATGGGAAATGCTTTAAGAAGATGGAAATAGATAAACCTTTAGAAAAAGCCTTTATAGAACAATATGAAAATAAATCATTTGAAGAATATAGTCAATATTCTAACGAATGTAAGATATTGTTTATAGATAATCTTAATTCGGCAGAGTTGAATAATAAATCAATCTTAGAATTATTAAAAAAGCTCGAGAATCGTTTTTCGAGAATTATCATTACAACTTCTTCTATATATAATATTATTTCTGTTTTAGAATCTACCACTAAAGATGTTTTTTGTGGTAAGATACTACCCCTTGGTCACAAGAAAAGAAATAAATTAATAGAAAATTATCATCGTTTAAATGAGGAAAATCCATATAGTATTACAGAACAGATTTTTTTAGAAAAAACAAAAGATTCATATGAACAAGTTCAAACTTTTTTGGGAGATAAATTAATACCTTCCTATCCTATATTTGTATTATCCATTCTTCAATCAATGAATTTAGTAAAACCTAACAATTATGAACAAACTTCATATGGATATTGCTATCAGTCTTTAATACATTTCGCTTTAGCGGCAAAGGCTAAAATCAAAAATGAAGATATTGATACTTATATAAATTATTTGTCAGAATTAGCATTTTCTTTGTTTGATAAAAAGAAAAAATCGTTGTCTGATATTGAATTTCAAGAGTTTCATAAAAATTATTCAGCTAATTATATAGCACCTTCTTTTACCGAAGTGAGGGATAAACTATTAGGATCCGGTCTTCTTGTCTATGATGAAGATGAATGGTTTCATTTTGGCTATAATTATATTTTCTATTTTCTTGTTGCCCAAAAGATTGCAACAATATTAACAGAAGAAAAAGGAAGGAAAATAATACAATATTTATGTAAAAATATACAGGTTGATAAATATGCTAATATTCTGATTTTTGTTGCACATCATTCAAAAGATTCATTTTTAATAGATGAAACAATATTAGCATCAATGATTCCATTTGATGATATTGAGCCTATAACCCTTGAAAGGAATGGTTCATTTAATGAATTAATAAAAGATATTATTCAGGAATTTAAAGATGATATTATCCGATCTAATACAGATCCCATACAGGAACGTGAGAAAAGCTTAGAAAGTAGGGATAAGTTAGAATTGCAGATGAAAGATAATACTTACGAAGAAGATTATCAAAATATGCCTTCTGAAATTATATCTTTCTATCAAGCTGTTAGATCATTGGAAATTGTAGGACAAATTATTAAAAATAGGAAAGGTTCTATTTCAAAACAAAAGTTACATGAAATGATAAAGGAGTTGTATCTAACTGCTTTTAGAACTATAGGTTTTTTGGGGAAAATAGTCAAAAGCACTAAAGAAGAATTGACTATTTCTATTCAGAGTAAAGTTGAAAAGGCTGATTCTAAATCAGAAATTGCTGAAAGAATAAATTTATTCTTTCAATTAATGTCTTTTAATTTTTGCTTGGGTATTTTCTCAAAGGTGATCAATTCAGTAGGGAATAGAGATCTTAAACCTATTTTTGATGATGTAGCAAATGAATTGAATACTCCTGCTGCGAAACTAATATCATTTTCAATAAAGACGTGCTATGGGAAATTATCAATACCCGAGTTAAGATTATTATATAAAGAGTTTGAGAATAATCCTGTGGCATTAAGAATACTAAAAGCACGTGTTAAATCATATTTGTACAATAATTATGTAAAATATGATGAAAGACAAAGAATAGCAAGTACTTTAAAAATGTCATTAATACAACCTCGTGGTAATAATCTTATTAGCAGGACATAA
- a CDS encoding metallophosphoesterase family protein, with amino-acid sequence MKLGILHFTDSHIKSATDWILSEFSSLVASVKTIYEECDRIYIVFTGDVVYSGSEEEYILASKFLNSIRSLLKTLYKDKVYEQIIFTPGNHDCNFNMDRQARKML; translated from the coding sequence ATGAAATTAGGAATATTACACTTTACAGATTCTCACATAAAAAGTGCCACTGATTGGATTTTGAGTGAGTTTTCATCTCTTGTTGCTTCCGTCAAAACGATATATGAAGAATGTGATCGCATATATATAGTGTTTACAGGTGATGTTGTTTACTCTGGTAGTGAAGAAGAATATATTTTGGCTTCAAAGTTTTTGAATTCAATAAGAAGTTTACTTAAAACATTGTATAAAGATAAGGTCTATGAACAAATAATTTTTACTCCCGGAAATCATGATTGCAATTTCAATATGGATAGACAGGCGAGAAAAATGCTATAA
- a CDS encoding helix-turn-helix domain-containing protein, which translates to MLVDKTEFEAWMERIMGELYRISRKLDKAETREKHLNYLNGERLYDNQEVCLLLRISKRTLQRYRNNGVLKFYSIYHKTYYKESDLHEFIRNNFDENEIKRQAREDKLSESYPLPKE; encoded by the coding sequence ATGTTAGTAGATAAAACGGAATTTGAAGCATGGATGGAACGTATCATGGGTGAGCTGTACCGCATCTCACGGAAGCTGGACAAGGCGGAAACGAGGGAAAAGCACCTGAACTACCTGAACGGAGAGCGTCTGTACGACAATCAGGAAGTATGCCTGTTGTTGCGCATCAGCAAACGCACGCTGCAACGATACCGGAATAACGGGGTGTTGAAGTTCTATTCGATATATCACAAGACATATTACAAGGAGTCGGACTTGCACGAGTTCATCCGCAACAACTTCGACGAGAACGAGATAAAACGGCAGGCACGTGAGGACAAACTGTCCGAGAGCTATCCGCTGCCGAAAGAATAA
- a CDS encoding bifunctional DNA primase/helicase, protein MIRKDDILKMTEKGISVFRYYLPVDFKVGKNFLNPFYKDTKASCNIYYERKAGVFKMKDFGNEDYSGDCFELVGRLNGLSCKEPKEFVEIMEMINRDLHLGLSAHEEYHVSHSKVPQKSEVVSEEPKAKSVRPYTVVQKPFTAAELAFWGKSGIGENVLKAYRTVSLKKFSSENQERKPFSCMTSVDEPMFGYMGKQHIKVYRPCSQMRFLYAGDFGDNYCFGLEQLPAKGDLLFITGGEKDVMSLAAHGFHAICFNSETAFIPAAVIHRLSFRFKHIILLYDVDSTGLKSSAKREEELKEYGIKRLLLPLAGTKTEKDVSDYFMLGNSREDLIKLFLDYLETLYSETMSALKSCEVDFNNPPPIAQMIVSVNDVPLGTQGNLLCITGGEGTGKSNYVAALIAGAIRPTGTDVDALGVTLHENSRNKAVLFYDTEQSEVQLYKNISNLLRRCGREAMPEWFKAYCLTGMSRKERLLSIIQSLDKYHYQYGGVHLVVIDGIADLIKCANDEAESIAVVEELYRLAGIYKTCIVTVLHFIPNGLKLRGHLGSELQRKAAAILSIEKDSDPAISVVKALKVRDGSPLDVPIMQFSWDKEKAMHVYLGEKPKEEKDKRKEDELVAVAKEVFSRRRFVTYVELAEEIQSILEVKERTAKSYIRFMREKEIILKSSDNQSYYVVGNF, encoded by the coding sequence ATGATAAGAAAGGATGATATACTGAAAATGACGGAAAAGGGCATTTCCGTATTCCGCTATTACCTGCCGGTGGACTTCAAGGTGGGAAAGAACTTCCTGAACCCTTTTTATAAGGATACGAAGGCTTCGTGCAATATTTATTACGAACGCAAGGCCGGTGTGTTTAAAATGAAGGATTTCGGGAACGAGGATTATTCAGGGGACTGCTTTGAACTGGTGGGCAGGCTGAACGGCCTTAGCTGCAAGGAGCCTAAAGAGTTTGTCGAGATCATGGAAATGATAAACCGCGATCTGCATTTGGGGCTGTCCGCACATGAGGAATATCATGTGAGCCATAGCAAAGTCCCCCAAAAGAGTGAAGTGGTATCGGAAGAACCGAAAGCGAAAAGCGTCCGGCCTTATACTGTCGTGCAAAAGCCCTTTACGGCTGCGGAACTTGCCTTTTGGGGTAAATCGGGAATCGGGGAAAATGTTCTGAAAGCGTACCGGACGGTATCGCTGAAGAAGTTCAGCAGCGAGAACCAGGAAAGGAAGCCTTTTTCCTGCATGACAAGCGTCGATGAACCGATGTTCGGATATATGGGGAAACAGCATATCAAGGTTTACCGTCCGTGTTCACAAATGCGGTTCCTGTACGCCGGTGATTTTGGCGACAACTACTGTTTCGGGCTGGAGCAGCTGCCGGCAAAGGGTGATCTGCTCTTTATCACAGGCGGGGAAAAGGATGTGATGAGCCTGGCGGCACACGGCTTCCATGCGATCTGTTTCAATTCGGAAACGGCTTTTATCCCTGCGGCTGTCATACACCGGCTTTCGTTCCGGTTCAAGCATATCATCCTCCTCTATGATGTGGACAGTACCGGACTGAAAAGCTCGGCGAAGCGTGAAGAGGAGCTGAAGGAATACGGGATTAAACGATTGTTGCTCCCGCTTGCCGGTACAAAGACGGAAAAGGATGTATCGGACTACTTCATGCTGGGGAACAGCCGTGAGGATTTGATAAAACTTTTTCTGGACTATCTGGAAACCTTATACAGTGAAACCATGTCGGCTTTGAAATCCTGCGAGGTGGATTTCAACAACCCGCCTCCCATTGCACAGATGATCGTATCGGTAAATGACGTGCCTCTCGGAACTCAAGGCAACCTGCTTTGTATCACCGGCGGAGAAGGCACGGGAAAAAGCAACTATGTGGCGGCACTGATTGCCGGTGCTATCCGTCCCACCGGAACGGATGTGGATGCGCTGGGCGTTACGCTCCACGAAAACAGCAGGAACAAGGCGGTACTGTTCTATGACACGGAACAGAGCGAAGTACAGCTGTATAAGAATATCAGCAACCTGCTGCGGCGATGCGGACGTGAGGCGATGCCGGAATGGTTCAAGGCGTATTGTCTTACGGGAATGAGCCGGAAAGAACGCCTGCTTTCCATTATCCAGAGCTTGGACAAGTACCATTATCAATACGGCGGTGTTCATCTGGTGGTGATAGACGGGATTGCGGATTTGATAAAATGCGCCAACGATGAAGCGGAGAGCATAGCCGTCGTGGAAGAGCTGTACCGGCTGGCCGGTATCTACAAGACGTGTATCGTTACGGTACTGCATTTTATCCCCAACGGGCTGAAGCTGAGGGGACACTTGGGAAGCGAGTTGCAGCGGAAGGCTGCGGCAATCCTTTCCATAGAGAAGGACAGCGATCCGGCCATATCGGTGGTGAAGGCTCTGAAAGTAAGGGATGGAAGTCCGCTGGATGTGCCTATCATGCAGTTTTCGTGGGATAAGGAAAAGGCCATGCACGTCTATCTGGGCGAAAAGCCGAAAGAGGAAAAGGACAAGCGCAAAGAGGATGAGCTTGTAGCGGTGGCCAAAGAGGTATTCAGCCGGAGGCGCTTTGTTACTTATGTGGAGCTTGCGGAAGAAATCCAGTCGATACTGGAAGTGAAGGAACGTACGGCGAAAAGCTACATCAGGTTCATGCGTGAGAAAGAAATCATTCTGAAATCATCCGATAACCAGAGCTATTATGTTGTCGGGAACTTTTAA
- a CDS encoding helix-turn-helix domain-containing protein, producing the protein MEVITFESEAYKALVGKIEKIAGYVAEAQLPSEEKKETWLDSNQLAEALGISTRTLQRLRDENLISYSMLRGRCMYKLSEVERCLEERTIRCKPQTLEDFRKNYLTRTGNDKKG; encoded by the coding sequence ATGGAAGTTATTACATTTGAAAGTGAAGCGTATAAAGCGCTTGTAGGGAAGATTGAAAAAATCGCCGGGTATGTAGCCGAAGCGCAGCTGCCTTCGGAAGAAAAAAAGGAGACTTGGCTGGACAGCAACCAACTGGCGGAAGCTTTAGGGATCAGTACACGTACATTGCAACGCCTGAGGGATGAAAACCTGATCAGCTACTCCATGCTGCGTGGACGGTGTATGTACAAGCTGTCGGAGGTCGAACGCTGTCTGGAAGAGCGTACCATTCGGTGCAAGCCTCAAACATTGGAGGATTTTCGCAAGAACTACCTAACGAGAACCGGCAATGATAAGAAAGGATGA
- a CDS encoding helix-turn-helix domain-containing protein yields MELINKDTLQIKEFISSLDSMLDGIESIVKHYKPHLNGERFLSNNEVSKKLNVSLRTLQEWRDTGLIPFIQIKGKIIYRQSDIDKLLQKHYFEGWKE; encoded by the coding sequence ATGGAACTAATAAATAAAGATACCCTACAAATCAAAGAATTTATTTCTTCGCTCGATTCGATGCTGGACGGCATTGAATCTATTGTAAAGCACTACAAGCCACACTTGAACGGGGAACGTTTTCTTTCTAATAATGAGGTTTCCAAGAAACTGAATGTCAGTCTACGAACCTTGCAGGAATGGCGAGATACGGGGCTAATCCCCTTTATCCAGATAAAAGGTAAAATCATCTATCGTCAAAGTGATATTGATAAGTTGCTCCAAAAGCATTACTTTGAAGGTTGGAAAGAATAA
- a CDS encoding DUF3876 domain-containing protein, whose amino-acid sequence MKRTNEDYPSFNLFSIVGTWESVNLNPTVIIYRNGKEYLLSIVYVSETTKQASPATYEIQQDGSQYFIATASKRLSVDYDPAKDVLSISSLGDYLRN is encoded by the coding sequence ATGAAAAGAACTAATGAAGATTATCCATCCTTCAATCTGTTTTCCATTGTCGGCACATGGGAAAGCGTTAATCTGAATCCTACGGTTATCATCTACCGGAACGGTAAAGAATATCTCCTTTCTATTGTATATGTATCGGAAACCACCAAGCAGGCTTCACCCGCTACTTATGAGATACAGCAAGATGGTAGCCAGTATTTTATTGCCACTGCATCCAAACGGCTCTCTGTAGATTATGACCCGGCAAAAGATGTACTTAGCATCTCATCATTGGGGGACTATCTGCGCAACTAG
- a CDS encoding helix-turn-helix domain-containing protein, whose translation MKLEYNIRSLYTPVQPAVIGTNGEVSYIELPPDAQLQDFIYCYWNLKTIKPLDDIYNYRVVADGCIDIVFNCTNYDETYIMGYCNSFVKIGIDKEFNYFGIRFLPGIFPSLFNIDASELSNHYERLNTVQPCIYNVIQQSKDRCLCLQDLCDELNIYFIKHINKIDKPFDNRFFCALETILKSKGSIIIEKDLNDGISSRHLQRLFNFYIGDTAKSFCRIVRFQNLLKIDPSVKLIKSEKSYYDFGYYDQTHFIKEFKLFYGKTPLKIAAE comes from the coding sequence TTGAAATTGGAATACAACATAAGAAGCCTGTACACTCCAGTACAGCCAGCAGTAATAGGAACTAATGGCGAGGTCTCATATATTGAGTTGCCACCTGACGCACAACTACAAGACTTTATTTATTGTTATTGGAATCTAAAGACTATTAAGCCACTAGATGATATATACAATTATCGTGTAGTTGCTGATGGGTGTATTGATATCGTTTTTAATTGTACAAATTATGATGAAACATATATAATGGGGTACTGCAATTCTTTTGTGAAGATTGGCATTGATAAAGAATTCAATTATTTCGGAATACGGTTTCTTCCGGGTATATTTCCGTCACTATTTAATATAGATGCGTCAGAATTAAGCAACCATTACGAACGTTTAAATACCGTGCAACCTTGTATATACAATGTAATTCAACAATCGAAAGATAGATGCTTATGCCTTCAGGATTTGTGCGATGAACTCAATATCTATTTTATTAAGCACATAAATAAAATAGATAAACCTTTTGATAATAGATTTTTCTGTGCATTAGAAACTATTTTAAAAAGCAAAGGATCGATTATTATTGAGAAAGATTTGAATGATGGAATAAGTAGTCGTCATTTACAACGACTTTTTAATTTTTACATAGGAGATACAGCCAAGTCTTTTTGCCGAATTGTTCGTTTTCAAAATCTTTTAAAGATTGACCCTTCAGTTAAATTAATAAAATCCGAAAAATCATATTATGATTTTGGTTACTATGACCAAACTCATTTCATAAAAGAGTTTAAATTATTTTACGGTAAAACGCCCTTAAAGATCGCTGCTGAATAA
- a CDS encoding SH3 domain-containing protein codes for MKYLYKYIVVCKWVESYKNPIILKKDEKVVVNLAIKETDPEWVNWVWCIAGNGMTGWVPIQILNVCETLPNEWQIAIALEDYSAYELPVNQDEIVIGSRYLNGWLWCRKENSTKEGWVPIRCLKRSIESL; via the coding sequence ATGAAATATTTATATAAATATATTGTTGTGTGCAAATGGGTTGAAAGCTATAAAAATCCTATTATATTAAAGAAAGATGAAAAAGTTGTAGTCAATTTAGCTATAAAAGAAACTGATCCAGAATGGGTAAATTGGGTTTGGTGCATAGCGGGCAATGGAATGACAGGTTGGGTACCTATACAAATTTTGAACGTATGTGAGACCTTACCGAATGAATGGCAAATAGCTATTGCATTAGAAGACTATTCTGCTTATGAGTTACCAGTAAATCAAGACGAGATAGTAATCGGCTCAAGATACCTAAATGGTTGGTTATGGTGTCGAAAAGAAAATTCAACCAAGGAAGGTTGGGTACCGATTAGATGTTTAAAGCGATCTATTGAATCATTGTAG
- a CDS encoding TfoX/Sxy family protein has translation MKSKIDNNLRNAKNIGATIEKYLNEIGIFTLADLAETTSVKAFIKIREQHPEKTIPVCYYLYSLEGALLNLHWNDIPSELKKELKDKIQD, from the coding sequence ATGAAATCAAAAATAGACAACAATTTAAGAAATGCGAAGAATATAGGTGCAACAATCGAGAAATACCTTAATGAAATTGGTATATTCACTTTAGCCGATCTTGCAGAAACAACATCTGTCAAAGCTTTTATAAAGATACGTGAACAACATCCTGAAAAGACTATACCTGTGTGCTATTATCTCTATTCTTTAGAAGGAGCTCTATTAAACTTACATTGGAATGATATTCCATCAGAATTAAAAAAAGAACTAAAAGATAAAATTCAGGATTAA
- a CDS encoding helix-turn-helix domain-containing protein: protein MVKSKVIFEDEEQVEIKYPCFELKDIVEYYFEIYTPNNSITPFSLVALPNANILVSIYISDSSQTFKVHREHGIIDTSGDKISGSLTEAITVIHAPGTHEFSIKFKPGVLYSCLSKDISTLVDNHLSLQKYLNQKVIDELKLKSSFAERVQFVENWLLSNMKIFSSDFKLNTVIKAIYHINNNRNYKLNTVSKEVGVSNPTLNRYFKEVLGISPKQCFKALRFKTALKNYRANGSYDLYDELGYTDFSHFVKEAKNLANTTPSEL from the coding sequence ATGGTAAAGAGTAAAGTCATATTTGAAGATGAAGAACAGGTAGAGATTAAATATCCTTGTTTTGAATTAAAGGATATTGTTGAGTATTATTTTGAAATATATACTCCTAACAATTCTATAACTCCATTTTCACTTGTGGCTTTGCCCAATGCTAATATCTTAGTTTCAATTTATATCTCCGATAGTAGTCAGACATTCAAAGTACATCGTGAACATGGTATAATTGATACATCGGGTGATAAGATATCTGGTAGCTTAACAGAAGCGATCACTGTAATACACGCTCCCGGAACCCATGAATTTTCAATAAAATTCAAGCCGGGAGTTTTGTACTCCTGTTTGTCTAAAGATATTTCAACTTTGGTGGATAATCATTTGTCTCTGCAAAAGTATCTAAATCAAAAAGTAATAGACGAACTAAAATTAAAAAGCTCTTTTGCCGAGCGAGTTCAGTTTGTAGAGAATTGGCTTTTAAGTAATATGAAAATCTTTAGTTCTGATTTCAAACTCAACACTGTAATAAAAGCAATTTACCATATCAATAATAACCGTAATTACAAATTGAACACAGTAAGTAAGGAAGTTGGGGTGTCAAATCCTACACTCAATAGATATTTCAAAGAAGTATTAGGTATATCACCCAAACAATGCTTTAAAGCTTTACGCTTTAAAACTGCATTGAAGAACTATCGTGCAAATGGTAGTTATGATTTATACGACGAATTGGGATATACCGACTTTTCCCATTTTGTAAAAGAAGCTAAAAATTTGGCAAACACAACTCCATCAGAACTATAA
- a CDS encoding DUF6463 family protein: MKLWKYSGTFLVITGAIHTVYALLLGKEDFTDMIKDGLINSTDDSYSRAFALWFLVCGIILILWGLTLQYYIKKEQKPAPLILGYCILAFAVVGCIIEPISGFWLFLPQALVIIAANRKRNI, translated from the coding sequence ATGAAACTTTGGAAATACAGTGGGACATTTCTTGTTATAACAGGAGCAATCCACACAGTATATGCACTATTACTTGGGAAAGAAGACTTTACGGACATGATAAAAGATGGATTAATAAACTCCACAGATGATAGTTACAGCCGTGCTTTCGCCCTTTGGTTTTTAGTATGTGGGATTATACTTATTCTTTGGGGGCTAACACTCCAATACTATATCAAAAAAGAGCAGAAACCCGCACCTCTGATTTTGGGGTATTGTATTTTGGCGTTCGCTGTGGTTGGATGTATCATAGAGCCGATTTCCGGTTTTTGGCTGTTTTTGCCGCAAGCATTAGTTATAATTGCTGCAAATAGAAAAAGGAACATATAA
- a CDS encoding CPBP family intramembrane glutamic endopeptidase, with protein MTHLCIPFLSEVAGLESIIFWFICGGLGVFTPLIIAGVMTLRKEGGKFTKETFVERLRFRPMSRRDWRYSLLALVVIGLLTSGIMIAMQVLFSDFNHTPSFMTLDPLSPGRYWLLLAWFPYWLLNIGGEEFFWRGVLLPRQEKTFEDKTWILHGTGWAIFHIAFGWQLLVMLLPLLYIEPYVVQKTQNTWTGVFLHGVINGPSFIAIALGII; from the coding sequence ATGACCCACTTATGCATTCCGTTTCTTTCGGAAGTTGCCGGATTGGAGTCCATTATCTTCTGGTTTATTTGCGGAGGGCTTGGAGTTTTCACTCCACTTATTATTGCCGGCGTGATGACGCTTCGCAAAGAAGGGGGCAAATTCACAAAAGAGACCTTTGTGGAGCGACTACGATTCAGACCTATGAGTCGTAGAGATTGGCGTTATTCACTTCTGGCGTTGGTGGTAATCGGACTCTTGACAAGTGGAATTATGATTGCGATGCAAGTCCTTTTTTCGGATTTCAACCATACTCCGTCGTTTATGACTTTGGATCCGCTTTCACCGGGAAGATATTGGCTATTGCTTGCATGGTTCCCATATTGGTTGCTCAATATCGGAGGCGAAGAGTTCTTTTGGAGAGGTGTGTTGTTACCTCGGCAAGAAAAGACTTTCGAAGACAAAACGTGGATATTACATGGCACTGGTTGGGCTATTTTTCATATAGCGTTTGGTTGGCAACTACTTGTTATGTTATTACCGCTATTGTATATAGAGCCTTATGTGGTACAAAAGACACAGAACACATGGACAGGAGTATTTCTACATGGGGTAATCAATGGTCCTAGTTTTATCGCAATAGCACTGGGGATTATTTGA
- a CDS encoding epoxyqueuosine reductase — MTNKEIKKLCRSFGADLVGVASVERFVNAPKGYHPTDVMPTAKSVISLGMVLPKDILEQDIRTYTDIRNEAVKKMDKVAADVAAELKGLKYKAVSIVSLSGKFVDGHFRSRVSLKHAAELAGLGVIARNYLLTNDKYGNLLWFTAVVTSLELEPDPLATYQVCNNCNLCVDLCPSGALTDENNFSQKGCRKVCYITVKGVLELRCWQCRNVCPYKHGIND; from the coding sequence ATGACAAATAAAGAGATTAAAAAGTTATGTCGCTCGTTTGGAGCTGATCTGGTGGGAGTTGCCTCGGTCGAGCGGTTTGTAAATGCTCCGAAAGGATATCACCCAACCGATGTTATGCCAACGGCTAAGTCGGTCATCTCTCTTGGAATGGTTTTGCCCAAAGATATTCTCGAACAGGATATACGAACATATACGGATATACGCAATGAGGCAGTTAAAAAGATGGATAAGGTTGCTGCGGATGTAGCAGCCGAACTCAAAGGACTCAAATACAAAGCCGTGTCGATAGTCTCGCTTAGCGGTAAATTCGTAGATGGACATTTCCGCTCGCGTGTGTCACTTAAACATGCTGCCGAACTTGCCGGGCTTGGAGTTATAGCTCGCAACTACCTGCTTACCAATGATAAGTACGGGAATCTGCTTTGGTTTACGGCAGTAGTAACCTCGTTGGAATTAGAGCCCGATCCATTGGCGACATACCAGGTTTGCAACAACTGCAACCTATGCGTCGATCTTTGTCCTTCGGGAGCACTCACAGACGAAAACAATTTTAGTCAAAAAGGATGCCGGAAAGTTTGCTATATTACCGTAAAAGGTGTATTGGAACTTCGTTGCTGGCAATGCCGAAATGTCTGCCCGTATAAACATGGTATAAATGATTAA